In the genome of Neodiprion pinetum isolate iyNeoPine1 chromosome 2, iyNeoPine1.2, whole genome shotgun sequence, one region contains:
- the LOC124212346 gene encoding protein abnormal spindle isoform X1: protein MYFEVNITPKEKGAVMHTEPDTKINLLLAPFQPQTRIHIETALNTTAHSYLSLRNPSNRLLNIHVTKKPPSERSVVLSLSKLRVEAGQDVELIISWTAREHGTFRDIIQLTDSRRIKYDIALTTSTTCSKKHGVVEKHTENKQHILDHRKKILTQNAHPTKKSELKKVFNMSENISNNINSPCNRHKSSGISRYQGKENISTYPVTDWQTPKKSSAGILGHRQDYSLDVSAAKPRDFSMLIESDVFALTPHPWFKNDTNKSENTALENSESSPNSEMHELRRQTYVTAPLFKHSTHMNEDDRDGFEDSLSPQEARSNPNSDFSLLLNDINFTSNTPLTKTAENFQFITAANNKNDTFEIANGLDIEESFHVPLDKFPEQSASSLLVPTRLSRTFATLSPVMPVVEPGMSKYATSSSPIWSNEKQDFSSNLRAKWESFNLSTTQSDIGAVQEVLGADLRAKPVNQYSVLIAKSGPTSLESIREESLNLTSTTNKTYVKSSNDYLTPNISTTGANCRLDFSPPTNNLVKKTSPIRKIPSRKSSKISKEKSIQEIQHLKKKVAMNTSLKCSGKVSIPGVRITKLSLAGVSRKRINSGLNRVFEPELSMKLHDPDDFFTTLCNPDPFAATTTEDPFLAVTLYYDDKWVKNQELEFKKWLNMLLTPPEHLTSNVDTPLVDVAKIWQTCRSKEDVSLAETKEALSARYHTNQRLNTLRRAACTLLCSNEVVSVLSKVTVCVEKGILVIRQDRDLHKDIGLQKLILELLLCYNPLWLRISLEAIYGETIPLNSNNDIIRLSKFLLTRFFADPHIVKTHSHPTVLNLRLPTFFTVMNKFMLKKFLFIIYFLDYAKTHKLIGHDPCLFHKQSAYKESKKILLRFSQELLSGVGDVTRVLKPYGYILVHKQTELDEYSYAVDNLSHDLRDGVRLCRIMELITGKRNLTAVCRVPAISRLQKVYNVDVALKALTSSGYNICGNITAKCIADGHREKTLSLLWQIIYKFQAPHFNKAAVIIQKWWRATLWWVRIKNFLLKRKHNAAWVIQRAWRSYLAKRQLKYLREKKVLILSLQNKAATVIQLKWIATVQMWKQKKQFKQMKLSAIKLQKFWRNYRATNLFVVAFKQKQTACCIIQQHWRATQLMRLQVSTYLILKDAVTKIQRWWKIKLIEKTAYNHYQAIKKATLLVQRKWRSNRLMKIEREKYKKKVISIKTIQGWWIRELAYRKDRRNFLLMKGAVLLIEKWWLQCSVKGKLQALLKKEMNAVITLQQRWRAIQLCRLQRNAFVSLKKSVVTVQRRWRAIRTAKSVQQSYILKRKAAIVIQSYWRNWRVGFQVRYYFLSLKAATVSLQSRFRANKAASQTADNFNKLKQSTVIIQRKWRATLLKRQIRQEFLYKRNAAIMIQKRYRMVVAQRKYQAKKQSVIKIQFWWKACIATKQAKSYYNLLKSTTILLQHKYKARKLGGPVRKNFLTLKINVTFIQQKWRAKKLMEPHRENFMTKRQAVNKIQLWWRACLIANDAKLSYELLKSKTVYIQRQYRAHKLGNLTRKQFLTLKRNVIYIQQNWKAKKLTQIQRQNFLAKQWAAVKIQSWWRTCLTAKQAKMHYDLLKSTTVLVQHKYRALKIGSSIRKQFKILRYSVVYIQQKWRANKLMRLHRHDFVAKRQAVVKIQGWWRAVTARRICQESYKTQRIAAIQLQRWYRSTMYIRLVKEKYKKILQSTKIIQAWWRDILRKRQIVRQREITSAVKIQAIWRGHKLRQSQSQEMVKLRERSKKARMEAQPSATLGYRLNVAIDVVQGYENLGKLTQGLTALDTITYLMPGGCKALCDANLIPMLYNLLHRSNRSRPWMDICLRASSILVSIAKYERTKSYAWQEDHIETIIRLLSATIERETNVFLTLATLLWLLADTPERVKAIAESPLIVRSFSAMHNTVSKKKSRLSLGPKLPHLSCVLPNSKPDWGLKHGRPRLFTSVHHAVLILCKKFKLKLT, encoded by the exons ATGTATTTTGAG GTTAACATAACACCCAAAGAGAAGGGTGCTGTCATGCACACAGAACCAGACACAAAGATCAACTTGTTGTTGGCTCCTTTTCAACCCCAAACTCGTATCCACATCGAAACTGCTCTGAATACAACAGCGCATTCCTACTTGAGCCTACGTAACCCCAGCAATCGTCTATTGAAT ATCCATGTTACAAAAAAACCACCATCGGAACGATCCGTCGTGCTCAGTTTGTCGAAATTGCGAGTTGAGGCTGGCCAGGACGTAGAATTGATCATAAGCTGGACTGCTAGGGAACATGGTACATTCCGAGACATAATACAATTAACTGACAGTCGTCGCATAAAGTATGACATTGCATTGACAACCTCTACAACATGTTCGAAAAAACATGGAGTTGTTGAAAAACACACAGAAAATAAGCAACATATATTGGATCATCGAAAAAAGATTCTTACTCAGAATGCACACCCTACAAAAAAATcagagttgaaaaaagtgtTCAACATGTCTGAAAATATATCCAACAATATCAATTCTCCCTGCAATAGGCACAAGTCTTCCGGCATTTCAAGATATCAAGGAAAGGAAAATATTTCTACTTATCCAGTCACTGATTGGCAAACTCCAAAGAAAAGTTCCGCAGGGATTCTAGGCCATCGACAAGATTATTCATTGGATGTATCAGCTGCAAAACCTCGTGATTTTTCTATGCTGATAGAATCGGATGTATTTGCTTTAACTCCACATCCGTGGTTCAAAAACGATACAAATAAATCGGAAAATACTGCCTTAGAGAACTCAGAATCATCACCTAATTCTGAAATGCATGAACTGCGACGCCAGACTTATGTAACTGCACCTCTTTTTAAACACAGTACTCATATGAACGAAGATGATCGAGATGGCTTTGAGGATTCTTTATCCCCACAGGAGGCTAGATCCAATCCtaattcagatttttcattgcTGCTTAATGACATAAATTTTACATCGAATACACCTCTTACCAAAactgctgaaaattttcaattcattactGCAGCAAACAATAAGAACGACACTTTTGAAATTGCTAACGGTTTGGATATTGAAGAATCCTTTCATGTACCATTGGATAAGTTCCCTGAACAAAGCGCGAGCAGTCTCCTAGTACCTACTAGGCTTTCTAGAACTTTTGCAACACTGTCTCCTGTTATGCCAGTTGTAGAGCCTGGAATGTCAAAATATGCAACGTCTTCTTCGCCGATTTGGAGCAATGAAAAACAAGACTTTAGTTCCAATTTAAGAGCTAAATGGGAAAGTTTTAATCTGTCTACCACACAGTCCGATATTGGTGCTGTTCAGGAAGTTTTGGGAGCTGATTTACGGGCAAAACCAGTGAACCAATATTCTGTTTTAATAGCGAAAAGTGGGCCAACAAGTTTGGAATCAATTCGGGAGGAAAGTCTCAATTTGACTTCAACAACAAACAAAACTTATGTTAAATCGAGTAACGACTACCTAACTCCAAATATATCTACCACAGGGGCTAATTGCAGACTCGATTTTTCACCGCCTACTAATAACCTTGTCAAAAAAACCTCACCGATTAGAAAGATACCTTCAAGGAAATCTTCTAAAATtagcaaagaaaaaagtatccaAGAAATACAACATCTCAAAAAGAAAGTTGCTATGAATACATCTTTGAAAT gtAGTGGTAAAGTCTCTATTCCTGGGGTGCGAATCACCAAGCTGTCACTTGCCGGAGTGTCTAGAAAGAGAATCAATAGTGGATTGAACAGAGTCTTCGAACCTGAACTTAGCATGAAGCTACATGATCCAGATGACTTTTTCACTACACTCTGCAATCCAGACCCATTTGCTGCAACTACGACAGAAGATCCGTTTCTTGCAGT CACTCTGTATTATGATGATAAATGGGTGAAAAACCAGGAATTGGAATTTAAAAAGTGGTTAAACATGCTACTGACTCCTCCTGAACACCTGACATCTAATGTCGATACTCCATTAGTTGATGTTGCAAAAATATGGCAAACATGCCGATCAAAGGAAGATGTTTCACTTGCAGAAACTAAGGAAGCTCTATCTGccag GTATCACACTAATCAAAGACTGAATACATTACGGAGAGCTGCTTGCACATTGCTTTGCAGCAATGAAGTTGTTTCCGTATTATCAAAAGTTACTGTATGTGTTGAAAAAGGAATTCTAGTGATTAGACAAGATCGCGATCTTCATAAAGACATTG GGTTGCAGAAATTGATTTTGGAACTACTTCTGTGCTATAACCCATTGTGGTTACGAATTAGTTTGGAAGCAATATATGGCGAAACGATCCCACTTAATTcaaataatgatattattcGCTTGAGTAAGTTTCTTTTAACAAGGTTTTTTGCTGATCCACATATCGTCAAGACTCACTCGCATCCGACAGTCCTAAATCTGCGCCTTCCCACATTTTTCACTGTCATGAATAAGTTCATGCTCAAAAAGTttcttttcataatttattttcttgacTATGCGAAGACACATAAATTGATCGGGCATGATCCATGCCTCTTCCATAAACAGTCAGCTTACAAAGAAAGCAAAAAGATTTTGCTACGATTTTCTCAAGAGCTGCTCAGTGGTGTTGGTGATGTTACACGTGTCTTGAAACCCTATGGGTATATTTTAGTCCACAAGCAAACAGAGTTGGATGAGTACAGTTACGCAGTTGATAATCTTTCCCACGATTTACGAGATGGTGTAAGGCTGTGCAGAATCATGGAGCTCATAACAggaaaacgaaatttgaccGCTGTTTGCAGAGTACCTGCTATCTCAAGACTACAAAAAGTCTACAATGTTGATGTTGCCTTGAAAGCACTTACCAGTTCCGGCTATAACATTTGTGGTAATATTACAGCCAAATGTATTGCAGACGGTCACAGAGAAAAGACGCTCTCGTTACTGTGGCAGATTATATACAAGTTCCAAGCCCCACACTTTAATAAAGCTGCAGTAATAATCCAGAAATGGTGGCGGGCTACTCTTTGGTGggtacgaataaaaaattttttattaaagaGAAAGCATAATGCAGCTTGGGTAATTCAGAGAGCTTGGAGATCATACCTTGCAAAAAGACAACTAAAATATCTCAGGGAAAAAAAAGTGCTTATCCTGTCATTGCAAAATAAAGCTGCTACAGTAATACAATTGAAATGGATTGCTACAGTGCAAAtgtggaaacaaaaaaaacaatttaaacaaatgaaattgtcTGCTataaaacttcaaaaattcTGGAGGAATTACCGAGCCACTAATCTCTTTGTAGTGGcttttaaacaaaaacaaactgcTTGTTGTATTATTCAGCAGCACTGGCGTGCTACACAGTTGATGAGGCTCCAAGTGTCTACTTATTTAATTCTTAAGGATGCTGTTACAAAAATCCAGCGTtggtggaaaataaaattaattgagaAAACTGCCTACAACCATTACCAAGCCATTAAAAAGGCTACGCTATTGGTACAGCGCAAGTGGCGAAGCAATCGTCttatgaaaattgaacgggaaaaatataaaaagaaagtaaTCTCAATTAAAACTATTCAGGGCTGGTGGATACGTGAACTTGCTTACAGGAAGGATCGACGAAATTTCTTACTGATGAAAGGTGCTGTactattaattgaaaaatggtgGCTGCAATGTTCGGTCAAGGGAAAGCTACAAGctttgttgaaaaaggaaaTGAATGCTGTGATAACTTTACAACAAAGATGGCGTGCCATTCAACTTTGTCGGCTCCAAAGAAATGCATTCGTATCACTGAAAAAATCTGTTGTCACTGTTCAAAGGAGATGGCGTGCAATCAGAACTGCAAAATCTGTACAACAATCATACATCTTGAAACGAAAAGCTGCAATTGTTATTCAATCATATTGGAGAAACTGGAGGGTTGGGTTTCAGGTACgctattattttctttctctaaaAGCAGCAACTGTTTCCCTGCAGAGTCGTTTTAGAGCTAATAAAGCTGCGTCTCAAACTGCGGACAATTTtaacaaattgaaacaaaGCACTGTTATTATACAACGTAAATGGAGAGCCACGCTATTGAAGAGACAGATTCGGCAAGAATTCCTTTACAAACGAAATGCAGCAATAATGATTCAAAAAAGATATCGTATGGTCGTTGCACAAAGAAAATACCAGGCGAAAAAGCAGTCTGTTATTAAAATACAATTCTGGTGGAAAGCTTGTATTGCAACAAAACAAGCAAAATCTTATTACAATCTATTGAAATCTACTACAATTCTTCTTCAGCACAAATACAAAGCACGTAAACTTGGTGGACCGGttagaaaaaactttttaactttgaaaatcaatGTTACTTTTATTCAACAGAAGTGGAGAGCCAAAAAATTAATGGAACCACacagagaaaattttatgacaaaacGACAGGCagttaataaaatacaattatgGTGGAGAGCTTGCCTAATAGCCAATGACGCAAAACTGTCATATGAATTACTTAAATCAAAAACAGTTTACATTCAGCGGCAGTACAGAGCACATAAACTTGGTAATTTGACTAGAAAACAGTTTTTGACTTTAAAACGAAATGTTATCTATATCCAACAAAATTGGAAAGCTAAAAAATTGACACAGATACAGAGGCAAAATTTTCTAGCAAAACAATGGGCTGCTGTTAAGATACAATCATGGTGGAGAACTTGTCTAACGGCAAAACAAGCTAAAATGCATTATGATTTACTCAAATCTACAACAGTTTTAGTACAACACAAGTACAGAGCATTGAAAATAGGTTCCTCTATTAGAAAGCAGTTTAAGATTTTAAGGTACAGTGTTGTCTACATTCAGCAAAAGTGGCGAGCTAATAAATTGATGCGACTACATAGACATGATTTTGTAGCAAAACGTCAAGCAGTTGTCAAAATTCAAGGTTGGTGGAGAGCTGTAACAGCAAGACGAATTTGTCAAGAAAGTTATAAAACGCAAAGGATTGCAGCAATTCAGCTGCAGAGGTGGTATCGATCAACTATGTATATTCGCTTGGTGAAAGAAAAGTATAAGAAGATTCTACAATCTACTAAAATTATTCAAGCTTGGTGGAGAGATATTTTACGGAAACGACAAATAGTGAGGCAAAGAGAGATTACTTCGGCTGTAAAAATTCAAGCGATTTGGCGAGGCCACAAGCTTCGTCAGTCTCAGAGCCAAGAAATGGTAAAACTACGTGAAAGATCAAAAAAGGCTAGAATGGAAGCTCAACCGTCAGCAACCTTAGGCTACAGATTAAATGTTGCTATTGATGTTGTTCAAGGGTACGAAAATCTCGGAAAATTAACACAAGGACTCACAGCACTGG ATACAATAACATACTTGATGCCCGGTGGATGCAAGGCTTTATGTGATGCTAATTTAATTCCCATGCTTTACAACCTATTACATCGTTCTAACAGGTCTCGTCCATGGATGGACATATGTCTCCGAGCCTCCAGTATTCTAGTTTCTATTGCAAAGTATGAACGAACTAAGTCCTATGCTTGGCAG GAGGATCACATTGAGACTATTATACGATTGTTATCAGCAACTATAGAACGAGAAACTAACGTATTTCTCACCTTAGCAACCTTACTGTGGCTGCTTGCTGATACTCCGGAACGCGTCAAG GCTATAGCAGAATCCCCATTGATAGTCAGATCGTTTAGCGCGATGCACAATACagtatctaaaaaaaaatcgcggcTTTCTTTAGGCCCAAAACTACCGCACTTATCTTGTGTTCTTCCGAATTCTAAACCTGACTGGGGATTGAAACACGGTCGTCCGCGTTTGTTTACATCCGTTCATCACGCGGTCTTGAtattatgcaaaaaatttaaattgaagCTTACATAA